In Trichoplusia ni isolate ovarian cell line Hi5 chromosome 2, tn1, whole genome shotgun sequence, the DNA window tcattaccaaaaaaaaatgtaaatggtctattaaaaggtggttacaataattattcagGCACAATTTCTTTATCtaaaaattgtaaaatctaGCAGCTCTAAAATTTagtttacttataaaattattgtttcataaaatgtatgttcCATGGCTATTAAGTTTGGCTGTCATGTGTGATTTATTGGATCAGGATCTATGATAAATGACTTTGGCCTTACTGCCATAAATAGCGTTATATCAAACAGGTCACAAACCCGATGCATAGCAATTGCGCTTGACACCGGCAGGAAGCCGTCATTTTAAACAATCTCAAACAAATTGCTTCGTGATTGCTGTCAAGGTTACTAATGCGATCTAATCGAGTTCCTAGAATGCAGTTTCCTTGTACCCTGTGCTATCAACTCCCGTGCGATGAATGTCATGTTGCTAAGTGACATGATGATTAGATCTTCTAAGAATGTAATCATTTTTCTGGGACGCATCGTTTCGTATATGACAAGTTTAATATTGAAGCTTGCAGGCTTCTAGGATAGAACCAAATCTTGATCTTTTTGAAATAACTACATGCTGTttctgttttgtaaaaaaatgtaagtttcGTGGACTTTACTTCATGGAGATGCTATTCATGTCAAGTCTGAGGGATCAAAGCTTCATGACAATTTAATGTGACTTTATAGTATATATTCTGGTCCCTACCTTCCTTAATTCGTTCTGTACCTACGTAAGACAATGAATACCAACTTCTGGAGTTCCTAGAGTGCGGCCTCGTCCGGTACCGGAGGTGCGTGTGGTCGCGCTGCAGGCGCAGGGACGGCGGGGCTCCGCTGGCGGCCGGCAGCGGCTTCGACCGGAGCCCCAGCAGCGGAGACACCCGGCCAGTGCTCGTCGCGCACTCGCGGAGAGCTATTATCTCTTCGGGCGATCGGGATCCTGAGGAAAGATCGAATACTGTAGGATATTCCAGGTACTGCTACATTACGTTCTTAACATTGCATTGAAAGAAAAACGAAGTCAAAAAATAGTTAGATCCTCATTTAATACCTAATAGCGTAGACAGAACATTTTTTAAAAGGTAATGCCTTTGGCTGATTCATTGcactttacaaatataaattttcctTATGATATGAGGAGAAAACACACGATTATGTACGTCGTGTAtcaaatttcagaaaaaaaaaaacaaaataaggaatgaaaaaaattacattctttGTAAATAGTAAAGCACATAAAGTCTTCTCTTACCATTTGCTAACCTACTATTGCATACAATTCTTACCTCCAGAACACTTCAATTCCTTTTCAACACTAGCGCTAGTAGAGAGCGTGTCTCTGTTCTTTAACTTGGCTCGTTTCCTGGCCCTGGCGCCCCAGTACGTGTAGTTGACAGCTGCGTACTCCAGCAGTGCGGCGAACACGAATACGAAGCACATCACTAGGTAGATGTCAATGGCTTTCACGTAGGAAATGCGCGGCAAACTGCTGCGCACGCCTGTACTTATTGTAGTCATCGTTAACACCGTTGTGATTCCTGAACAAGCACACaaaatttgataatattattatatatttttaacattcgtTGAAAAAAGGATTTACAAAAGCAGGGCTGTGAGACTGCCTACGAAATAGCCATCAAATCATACGATAATCTGACTACTAAACGTAACTACGCTAAGTTGTCTAAAAGCTTaacgaaagaaaaaatacatacatacgacTCAAAAACATCCTAAACTAAAAAATCTCTATCCTAAAATAACAGAGCTGCCGACTTGCCCACAAaactaagattttaaaaatacttatgttttaaaaacatttagttaCTAAAGAAATATTGTCAATGAATACATTCAAAGTTCAAAAAGTATTACGACACGACACACATTAACGCTGCCGTGCCGCTGCCATGAGCCGACGCTCATGATTAAGCTCTCTTGGCCCGAAACTTGTTGGACCATGTTGGAAAATAGACAGAACtgaacatacaatacacctaaAGAGTTTTATTAAGATAGAAATGAAATTTCTGTCCCACTTAGTGACTTTAAACATTCACGtaacacaaatatattattaattaacacaGTAATTACTTATATACGTACATATAGAATCTGTGAAACTCAATATCTTAAACCAACACTCGTTTCAGCTTACGTCATCGCCATATAATGAGTTCTTGAACAAGACTTAACAATCCAATTCGAAAATGtatacaaattcaaattattttaagaacatatTACACACTTAGGTACTCAATGGGGCTGgtgattttttgttatagtcAGTCATAGAATAGGTAATATTAGATACATTTGTTTTGTGATGCTTTTTGAATTATGTATTGTCAGGATAACCTGTATGGAGAATATACTGTTATATCTATACCGGTATACAGGTATAGATATATCTCCGGACACCTCTCCACATTATTTATCATCTttagacaacaaaaaaaaacgtgtcctatatatttttttgccgaCAGTCTCCTACTTATTACACCCAGATAACATTCCTACTCAAAGTAACGTACTGAAACAAAaatccaaacaaacaaaaaaaacaataaaatgcaaTCTTTATACATCTACCACATACCTAAAGCGACTCGAGCTGAAGTGGCCTCGTGGTTGATCCAGAACGAAACCCAAGACAGCATGACAATGAGTATACTAGGCAGGTACGTCTGGAACACGAAGTAGCCAATATTCCTGCGCAGTTTGAAACTCAGCGACAACCTCTGGTAGACGCCTGTCGCCAACTTTTCCTGGAATTTCACAACTTTAGTTCACTTTACGTTATGTGGTTACATTTACCTGAGTTCCGTGTTGAAAGGCTTAAGGTAACATGGTGGAATAATATGCTAGTAATAATAGTAGTCAATAATAAGGTACCTACTTATGATTTCAGAGAGCGTCAAAAGAGTtatatagaattttattttcgtgATTTGCTTTTATTGATCAAGAGAAAAGAAAGAGATATTGTATCTCACTCTTACTCGTGAAGAAGAAAACATGAAACACAGCAATGTtgacagcaaaaaaaataagaaatattctaTCTCACTTAGTCATGAAGCGCAATAAATGTAACCCTCTGACTCTACCATTtgactaaaactaaatttaaagaaGTCCTGAAACATTTATTAGCCTCTCTTTTACACTTTGAAATGACAAATActgtaaaaagataaaaaataacctattcCTAATAAGATCACAGTACCTTCCTATCATTAGTTTCGTGTCCGAGTATAGTGAACTGCGGCAGCTCAGCGTCCTCCACTCCGCGCACCGGCGTCTCCTTCCAGTACATCACCACGTCAGACACCGTGTAGCCATCTGCATTCACAGTACTATGTTAGAATGCTGACCCACATTACTCTGTCTTGAATTAACTTATCACccttatttcataaaaaaaatcacataaccGACGTTAAGAGTAAGAACATTGATTGCCAAGCAtccaataaatgtaaaatacaacCGTAAATCGAagtctgttttaaattaaattatataaattgtctaatattaaattgattattgtttaaatagttaCTTTTAACGTGATAAGATAATTCAAGACACCCAAAATAAAATCCGAAACTTGAAACAAAGaatcaaattgtttaaaacgtATAGCACTGCCAGGGAAGTATGGTTTTATAATGACAGGAAATCATAGTGGTTTGTCGTATAAATTGAACCACATGATGTATGAAAAGTGGTTAGGCAGGCAGCATTCAAAGCATGTCTTAGTAACTGCAAACGAAGCCGGGCCggtagacaagttacattttttatgcAAACGCAACGACAACGAACCGCACCAATGTATTAAATTGGCAAATCAAAGGCACTTTACATTTCGAGACTTTTAGAGTACGTATAatgcgatgtaacattgtctaaGCCCTCAGTTATGACGAGTGTCGAAGGGTTGTTGAAGGATTGTCGTATGGGGATCGATCACGAAGCAGCAAGCGGCTCGGTGATGTATTACAAGTGTATGAGTCACACAGCTTTCAATCTCGACGGTGCAGTTCTGGCTGTCGAGCGGGTAGTAGTGCAGGTCCATCATGCAGGCGAGCGTGGCCGTGAACCGCATGCCGTATGTGATGCTGCCGTCGCCGCCGAGACGCACTAGCTTGTTCCGCTCCGTCACGTCGTggagaaaactaaaacaatactaGTGTTACAGAACGACAGGGGTGAAAGGGagttaatgaaaaagaaagtgGGTTAAAAGGAGCCAGCCGCGATGAGAACGATTTACTCGTTTCACtatgtactttttttaagtgCAAGTAGTTAGTATTTTCTTATACGAAAACTTCTTCCCTAAAGATTTAAGCGAAACAATACAGGGATTGGTATTAACCACAATGTTTTCGCAATACCTGATGTGAAAAAAGATCCCATAAAGTTGCCTActgaaaatttatgaaatatcaaaaatattcatcgGTAGAAGTACATTTACCTACATCGAATATCCAGCATATTACGTTGAATATGACATTAAGTCTATTGAAATTTAGAGACGAGTAGGTCAAGCCATCGCCGATCAACATACGCTGAGACTCGATATCTTGACCTAATACTAAACTTAATACATTCTGCATAATGGTATTAGGTCAAATGTGAGGAATAACGTTATTATATCACCACAAAAACTATTCAACCTAATCATGTACCGTTTTTGTACTTTGAGGTAAATCACTTTCTACAAGAATAAAAATCACCTGTTAAAAATGTTGACTTAAATGGTAGTTTGTCAgagtacaattaattttataatagctATCGGCCGGAGTCCATCATGAGCTGTCTCGACGGTGCGGTGCGAGTCGTAATTtacaattactttaataaaaaaagttattacatCCATGGACACAAACGGTGGCCACTCTTTTATAAAACACGTTGTAATAGTTCCAAAAACACTGATTTTATAACGGACCCAAAGATTATCTAAagcaatacaaacatttttgtgcTAAATGTTAGCAATATCGTAAGCTATCCTTACCTATTCTTGTCATTAGCGAAAAACGTATCGGGCACCCAAATCTTATCGGCGAAATCTCCTGACAGTGTCAAGACCTCGTCTGGCAAGCCGAAGCCCAGCCTTTCATCCTTCCAGTATTGATTCAGATAAAGGGTTATTGTATAATCCTGTAAGTGTTAGAAAATCCTTTTTATATTACGTAATCCTAATGGATCGACATTTACTTTAGGCCGAATATTTATTACAGTCATAATAAAATGTTCTGAAATGAAACGGGCACTGTTAAAATTAGATTTAGTGGTAAGTGAAAGGTGATgactttttgttaatttatccATGATGATAACATAATTGTATGCATAAGACAGTGGTGAGTGGGCGGTGACCTCTGCGTCGGCAGGCGGCGAGTGGCGGTAGCAAGTAAAGGCGGGCATCGATTGGCTGAGGCAGCAGTCCGCCCCTCGGGCACGGCGACCCTCGATGTGTGTCAAGTGACCGCGGCCTTGCTCCCTTTCCGCAGCTATTAAAAGCTTAATGAATTACGATGGACGACCTGCTCGAGAGCGACAAGTCCTTGATATGACCCAAAAAACCTCCTCAACGAGCTCAAGAAGTGCAGACAAGGTCGGTGAAGCTGAGGTGAACGGCTGACGCACTGACGCACTGACGCATCCAAGCCTCCAAGTATACATGCTCTTATCCCATCTTAAAACGTCAATTTGTAATGAAACGCACGAGAGTAATTTATTAGATATCAGGCAGCAAGCATGCATCAAACAATTATAAAGAGACATTTTCATAATTCATCCATCAATGCGAAAAATTCAGTTCCATACTCACCATATTAACTTCAGAGATTGCGTCAAAGCTAGCAATAGTGAGATCCATGCCAACGTACAGAGGGTCTCCTGAAAAGCAATAACATTTATGCAGCGAACCAACAAGCCTAAATCTGCTGAAGTCAGGGCTTACCGAGTGAATTCAATATTATatctataggtatattatatatgtGATTCGTCATGGCCCAGTACACAGCATATCGTGCAGTCGTAACGTACACGTCTAGCAGGTTTTACAGGTTATTAGCGTAGGAATGCTTGTTCAGAATAGCATTCTGCATCTTCGTGTATAAATAAGTAGAGCAAAATAACGAGcgaattgtttttctttgtttgggATATAAATGGCAATTCTTTTAAGAATggaaagcaaaaaaaacaacttatcaTAAGACGGGAcgtgttttttatatttgccaAATATTGGGCAACCGCAAAGACAACACACCAATCACATTATATAATCATACAAGCAATTCTCTAATTAAACCAATATTAATTTCTAAAGCCTTACCACCAAAATTCGGTCGCAACCTAATGTCGTATCCGTCAAGTATCCTCGTGACGGTATGCGTCACGTTTTCTAATCGGTCCACCATCGCGCGTTCGTTCCTGGTACAaaccataaaaacaatttaatttaatgtcgtATTGAAGTTCGATAACTgaaaactaacattaaaaagttgccgtgactttttttaagtttttccaAGTGATGCCCACTTGgaaaaactgattttaaacaattatatatttgGGGAGTTGAAATAGTACAAAAACTCGGCATGGAAACTGTAATTTTCTCCAATAACAAGCAAACTTTTctgaaaaccaataaataaccAATATATGTATGCGCAAAAAATTACTTCTGTTAAATGCGACTATTGAACATAATTTTGAACGGAGTCTACTTAAAGTAAATAGTCTTCAAATATAATCGTCAAACTTGTTAATTATTAGACCCACTCAAAAACCATTGCCTACAGATGCTACAGTTatgtgaaattatttcaaaactgaatagatcataaaaaataacgtttactTTGCACAGTAACAACCTAAATAGACTGATAATGTGTAGATTTTAAATATCGTTATGGGTGTCACCTTCCTCAAACAGTATAAGTACAAGATCCCAAGTTCCCTATCGCATCGCGCTGCTCATAAAAGATTACTGAGGAAAATGTTCTGCTAGATAAATAGGGAACGACATCATGTTATGAGATTTTATCTACCATGTACcgattaaagttttattttgccacactacataaaatttaaataaatacttgtttataagtactttttttgtatacctaatagggatgatgactggggttaaaaagaaaaattctaaaGGGACTAATGTCCCTCgattagataattgaaaagtatgagacacttttttttccttatccagaaaaactagaattgacaaagattatttcctttaaagtttaggagaggaggcttgtgacgtaacgatatggtaaaatttatactcaatcgtgacgtcacgcgtaagtttcattcactgtactttggtcaatttatgattgcgggacaaattaaaaaatacgtatccattattatacaaaaaactacaagacggacactgcaaaaaaaaattgtcatcatccctattctcatatgtaatttaaaggttaaaactttaaaagataAAGAGAGTCCTTGTGAATCCACCTATTCACATtctgtattttatatttgaatggtTTGAATGGAATTTGTTGCTTAAACTTTCATGTTGGATCAAAACACACTTAGTTAGAACCTTATTAAGTttcactattaaaaaataacaaatagatTAACTGGAACAATTGTTAACCTTAAATTAATCAAGTCTCTAACTTAAAATAACCCCGTATAACTTGCAGtaagaaacaaatttattatcCTCGTTAGCAACAAGACACCCGTCccattagtatttttttgaaatgataATGACATTTTTCTCAATTGACTCTAAATGAGTTTAATTTACATAGAGGACACACGACGTTGCCATCGCCGAAATATTTACATTGCTAAAACATTTGCCTATCTGCATGAAATTACAGGCACTAAGGCAATCTAAATGAGATTTGTGAGAGGGTTTTAACTGGATTGGCATTTAGCGCGGGGATCGGACGAACCCGCCGGAATTAATTAGTGCAAATAATGAAGAACTAGCTGTAGTTTGTACAGcgaaggtttattttattatctgtagtTAGCATAAGGTTAAATTGATTGGAATATTGCAATGTTTTACCAAAGCCGTAggatcaaaataaatttataaaaagaaataaatgtgttCACAATAGCTGAGGGATATTTAAATCAGTTAGagatattataaacttaaaataagttatttaataataattacgtaaTGTGTTAtcgttgttattaaaatttttcatttttcattaagttttgaatttttaaaaaagctttttaccAATATAAATGCTCATTTTTTGTGCATCAAAATTTCTTAAACATTATCACTTTAATACAACATGTTATCGGATGTGCTGAGGAAGACGATGCCGACGGCGGAATGCCTTTGTCAAAGTATTTCAGgacaatgtttattaaaaaaaaacacgtaactAAGTACATAAACTctgatttaaattgaaagtaatGGTGAAAGTTTAAAgctacttttttatatttttcttcttgacattttaaaatgttttaccttTCCAAAACGGTGTCGAACAAGTTTgatacgtaaataaatacaccAATTACAGCTCGGTATTACTGTGTGTTCACAGATTTGCGTTACGAAtgaaaaacttcaaaagttAAGTTACTTTTGTTgaagctaaattaaaaaagttttttttatactcacTGTGCACAGGAGACCTGCAGAAGTGGCAGGAGAAGAATATAAAACGCGTGCGCGTGCAGACAGCGCGACGTGCAAAGCACGCTCATCGCGCGACGGTGACGCGGGCACGCGCGGCCACGCGCATCGCGCGCTCACCGCACTCGCCTCGCACGCGCGACTTTCACAACACAGCTTAACATAGTTCGCTCAAACTTGGTACCATTTTCAAGCAGCAGAGTTTTTAGTTGTTTTGTAAAGTAGCGAGATATCGCGATCGCGATCTGCGAAGGTTGCGGGTGGCGTGAGcggccgcggcggcggcggcgtgcggAGTGGCGTCGCGCGTGCGCTACCCGCGCCGACTAGACACGCGCTATTGGCGCGAATTACTTCATAACTTCCAGATTTTTGTCTCTATTTTGTGATAGAAGCTTgtaatacacaaaataaaatataacgtgCTTAATGCTACATGTTCCTTTACGACATCAGACAGTCAGAACTGCGAGTACTGTATCTTAAATGCCCTTTTCGTTACTTGTTTAGTCATTTTGCAGTCATCAGTCAGTGAGTTAGGTAGTTGTTTGATAAGTAACTGCTGTAATTCTGAGAATTACATAAGTAGATGTATTTTCACAAATACCTATACATTCAAGTTTTAAAACTCACTATTAAGAGTTGCGCTAAAACTTAGATATATCCATTTAGCACAGAACTTCCGTCAGTAAACAAGACGCCAAGTTACAGTCCTAAAGATCCAGagacaatattttaagttaaatactATTTGCTAAACACGCAGCTGCACACAGCTaactaaacaaaacaatctAGAACAATATACGCAAGCTAATACAGTAGGTTAGGCACCCACGCCTACAAGCTAGTTGAAAGGATGTACGTGCATAAGTACAGTGAGCCACGCGTGAATACCAACTGCAAAttacgaaaatcaaccttacctCTTTGAAATAAGGGGGAATAATATGAAATGGTAGTCACGTATTAGCGGTGGAGTGTACTCAGTACACCTGATGCAGAAACTGGCACACGGTGTCAACGGAGCAGGTGGCTCGGTGCGGAAGTTATTTGGCGAGGCCGGCCCGCGCGCGTCCGCTCGCAGATTACACGACAGCCTGCTCACACCCGCGTATGATAAACACTTTGACGTTCAGGTGTACACTAACACCTATATCGTGCCATGATGCCTAGAATGTTCTCTTGTTATTAGAAATTGTATCATGTAGATGTGTTTAAGCTTATTGCATAAAGTTGGCAAATACTTTATTGTTCAGGAGTTGGAGTTGGCGAAAGAGACGATCAAAATCAATCTCCAAAATTCAAGGggaggaaaatattaattacaaaataagcTAACTTTGAAAACCCATTAGGTTTCAGAATGAATTCTATACAATGAGCATATTATGATACTTAACAATGTTCAATTTTGAAAAGTATgttagacaaaataaaacaaatgcatgaAAAAAAAGGTCGTAATAATTAGCCAAAGTTAAATAAGCAAAGCGAATACATCTTCAATCAAATAATCGATAGACATTAAGAAACAACTTACTCGTGAACGCttataatgcaaataaaatttatattaacattataagCATTTTCATATTACGTCATACTTGAGGTATTTGCGTCCCAATCTCGTTTgatctcatatttttttcagtccAATAAGTATACGAATAAGGGATATGTGGATTACGATTTGACgactgtatttataaaaaaaggttttatcatCGACAATCTTAACTAAAGCCGGTCCAAAtatctttattcatattttcgaACTATTGTATGCCAGTATAGTAAAGTGGGACAATAATCATGAGTGTTGGACTCAATGAGAAACGACCTTTGGAAACTACGGCGCAATTAAAACGAGTGCTACGAAAGCTCTACGAAGTGCTACGATTGCCGAAAATGTTCTACAACTGAATTGGATTGCTCTTAAATGTTAATTGATCGTTTTAGTTTTATGGAGACCAAATTAAGGCTACCTAAAATTGAGCTATTTGTTTGTAAACCCTAGTCAGGCTTTTCTATCTGTAGTTTTATCTTCTAAAACTTTGAAAAGCGTTATAAGTGAGTCACCGTTATAAAAATGGGTTTTCTATAACTTGAGATTAGTTTTGTTGTCATAAAGGCAAGCTTCTGGTGCAGCGGCTCAAAGTTACggataaatatgtacataatatattttgttcacaACTTCTGATGACATTTTGTTTGCGCATGATATCATACGTTACACATAGctttttaaaaacttgttaaaacCTATACAGTCATTGAAATAACTCGTTGGGCACTGATGTTCAAGctaaatatctaaataagtGAGTTTctaatttcgtttgaaattaattaatttaaactaattaagtttaagtttaaatatcttaataaacTGTTATTCTGATTTGATGAACGAATAAGAACATTTTTGAACAATTTCCCTCTTTTAACGTAAGGGTTGTGTCGCTAGATTTTTCATAACGTCCACAAGCGGATTAATATCGACTATCCTTCAAGAGTATGTGTGCGAAAGAACAATGGTAAGTCAAGTTGCCTAAGGCTTACTAAAGAGTTCATATATGTACCAGTCCCACGTATGAGCcttaagatattatatttaagagCATCTTCCATTTG includes these proteins:
- the LOC113507959 gene encoding gamma-aminobutyric acid receptor subunit beta-like, with amino-acid sequence MVCTRNERAMVDRLENVTHTVTRILDGYDIRLRPNFGGDPLYVGMDLTIASFDAISEVNMDYTITLYLNQYWKDERLGFGLPDEVLTLSGDFADKIWVPDTFFANDKNSFLHDVTERNKLVRLGGDGSITYGMRFTATLACMMDLHYYPLDSQNCTVEIESYGYTVSDVVMYWKETPVRGVEDAELPQFTILGHETNDRKEKLATGVYQRLSLSFKLRRNIGYFVFQTYLPSILIVMLSWVSFWINHEATSARVALGITTVLTMTTISTGVRSSLPRISYVKAIDIYLVMCFVFVFAALLEYAAVNYTYWGARARKRAKLKNRDTLSTSASVEKELKCSGGSRSPEEIIALRECATSTGRVSPLLGLRSKPLPAASGAPPSLRLQRDHTHLRYRTRPHSRNSRNGSTGKPKMMHALRRGATVIKASMPKIRDVNVIDTYSRVIFPVCFLLFNAVYWVFYIFD